Proteins found in one Vagococcus carniphilus genomic segment:
- a CDS encoding dihydroorotate dehydrogenase electron transfer subunit, with protein sequence MKQEMMVMTKQVEIAENIFELTLQGKLVQEMNQPGQFIHIRVPRSDLLLRRPISLANISKENETCQIIYRAEGEGTKVLSQLEEGTKIDCLGPLGNGFNIEEVVENDVVFLVGGGIGVPPLYELGKKLAEKKAKIIFMHGFANKNAIFYEKEFSDLGVLMLATDDGSYGYKGHTGDLMNKALKVHPNPKAIYACGPSGLLKSVEMTFPNHPHVYLSMEERMACGIGACYACVCPSKKDPTVNKKVCDEGPVFKSGEVII encoded by the coding sequence ATGAAACAAGAAATGATGGTAATGACAAAGCAAGTAGAGATTGCAGAAAATATATTTGAATTAACATTACAGGGAAAATTGGTACAAGAGATGAATCAACCAGGCCAATTTATTCATATTCGTGTCCCTCGCTCTGATTTACTACTAAGAAGACCTATAAGTCTAGCTAATATTTCTAAAGAAAATGAAACTTGTCAAATTATCTACCGTGCAGAAGGTGAAGGGACAAAAGTTTTAAGTCAATTAGAAGAAGGAACTAAGATAGATTGTTTAGGACCTTTAGGCAATGGCTTTAATATAGAAGAAGTTGTAGAAAATGATGTCGTATTTTTAGTAGGTGGAGGAATTGGCGTTCCTCCCTTGTACGAATTAGGAAAAAAATTAGCTGAAAAAAAAGCTAAAATTATTTTTATGCATGGATTTGCTAATAAGAATGCGATTTTTTACGAAAAAGAATTCTCTGACTTAGGTGTCTTGATGTTAGCAACTGATGATGGTTCTTATGGATATAAAGGTCACACAGGAGATTTGATGAATAAAGCTTTAAAAGTTCACCCTAATCCTAAAGCTATCTATGCTTGTGGACCTAGTGGTTTGTTGAAATCTGTAGAGATGACTTTTCCAAATCATCCTCATGTCTATTTATCGATGGAAGAACGCATGGCTTGCGGGATAGGTGCTTGTTACGCATGTGTGTGTCCATCCAAAAAGGATCCGACTGTTAATAAAAAAGTGTGCGACGAAGGACCAGTATTTAAGTCAGGAGAAGTGATAATATGA
- a CDS encoding solute carrier family 23 protein, whose protein sequence is MNKEFRNPDVVLDIKDKPNGIKWLGLSLQHLFTMFGATVLVPILVGINPGIALFSSGLGTLVYLFVTKGKIPAYLGSSFAFIAAMQMLMKDAGYPAIALGAVTTGMVYLIVSLIVKKAGSAWLDRLLPPIVVGPVVMVIGLGLAANAANQAMYQNLPNGEQLYNVKYIAVALLTLLLTIVFNMYLKGFLGLIPILLGIVCGYVIALLFGIVDIEPIKEAAWFAVPNFQVPFVTYSPKLYITAIVTMAPIAFVTMTEHIGHLMVLNKLTKRNFYENPGLNRTLMGDGLAQIVAGLVGGPPVTSYGENIGVLAITRVHSVFVIGGAAVLAMVLGFVGKLTAIIQSIPGPVIAGISFILFGVIASSGLKILIDNKIDFNKKRNLLIASVILVVGIGGLTFQVGPVALSGMALATLFGILLNVFLPENAKSETE, encoded by the coding sequence ATGAATAAAGAATTTAGAAATCCAGATGTTGTATTAGATATTAAAGATAAGCCAAATGGTATTAAGTGGTTAGGATTAAGTTTACAGCATTTGTTCACGATGTTTGGGGCGACAGTCCTTGTTCCAATATTAGTTGGTATTAACCCAGGCATTGCCTTATTCAGTTCCGGACTTGGGACATTAGTTTATCTATTTGTCACAAAGGGAAAAATTCCAGCTTATTTAGGAAGTAGCTTTGCTTTTATTGCAGCGATGCAGATGTTAATGAAAGACGCAGGTTATCCAGCTATTGCGCTAGGAGCCGTGACAACTGGTATGGTTTACCTGATTGTTTCACTCATTGTTAAAAAAGCTGGCTCAGCATGGCTGGATCGATTGTTACCACCGATTGTAGTGGGGCCAGTTGTTATGGTAATTGGTTTAGGGCTTGCAGCAAATGCAGCTAATCAAGCCATGTATCAAAATTTACCAAATGGCGAGCAACTTTATAACGTTAAATACATTGCAGTAGCACTCTTAACCTTACTTTTGACGATTGTTTTTAACATGTATCTTAAAGGATTTTTAGGACTGATTCCCATACTACTAGGAATTGTCTGTGGCTATGTGATAGCTCTACTGTTTGGCATTGTTGATATTGAACCGATTAAAGAAGCAGCCTGGTTTGCAGTACCGAATTTTCAAGTACCATTTGTTACTTACTCACCTAAGCTTTACATTACAGCGATTGTGACAATGGCTCCGATTGCATTTGTAACAATGACAGAGCATATTGGTCATTTGATGGTACTAAATAAATTAACAAAACGTAATTTTTATGAAAACCCTGGATTAAATCGTACTCTCATGGGAGATGGGTTAGCACAAATTGTAGCAGGATTAGTTGGTGGTCCTCCTGTAACTAGTTATGGAGAAAACATTGGAGTTCTTGCGATTACAAGAGTTCATAGTGTGTTTGTAATAGGAGGAGCAGCGGTTTTAGCAATGGTATTAGGATTTGTCGGTAAACTAACGGCTATCATTCAAAGTATACCTGGACCAGTCATTGCAGGAATTAGTTTCATTCTTTTCGGAGTTATTGCTTCAAGTGGTCTGAAAATATTAATTGATAATAAAATTGATTTTAACAAAAAAAGAAATCTACTAATTGCCTCAGTTATTTTGGTAGTTGGGATTGGGGGATTAACATTTCAAGTAGGACCAGTGGCTCTTTCAGGAATGGCATTAGCAACTTTGTTTGGAATCTTGTTAAATGTCTTCTTACCAGAAAACGCAAAAAGTGAAACGGAATAA
- the carB gene encoding carbamoyl-phosphate synthase large subunit has translation MPKRKDIKKILVIGSGPIIIGQAAEFDYAGTQACLALKEEGYEVILINSNPATIMTDKEVADKVYIEPITLEFVSKILRKERPDAILPTLGGQTGLNMAMSLSKSGILEELSIELLGTKLSAIDQAEDRDLFKQLMEELGEPIPESVIVNNVSEAIEFANQIGYPLIVRPAFTLGGTGGGMCEDEASLIEITKKGLHLSPATQCLIEKSIAGYKEIEFEVMRDSTDNAIVVCHMENFDPVGIHTGDSIVFAPCQTLSDVEIQLLRDASLKIIKALKIEGGCNVQLALDPMSYKYYVIEVNPRVSRSSALASKATGFPIAKLAAKIAVGLTLDEVKNPVTETTYSMFEPTLDYIVTKIPRWAFDKFEKGNRILSTQMKATGEVMSLGRTIEESLLKAVRSLEIGAHHIELEELYTLTDDEITFGMIHAQDDRLFYVAEAIRRNFSIKEIADFTKIDLFFLDKILHIIEIEKELENDQSREMLKRAKEYGLSDKAIASKWQQTERAIYERRKELNLLPVYKMVDTCAAEFESKTPYFYGTYEQENESIRSDKESILVLGSGPIRIGQGVEFDYATVHSVRAIQEAGYEAIIMNSNPETVSTDFSISDKLYFEPLTLEDVMHVVELEKPKGVIVQFGGQTAINLAEVLSSHGVHIIGTSIEDLDRAENRDKFEQALKEMNIPQPKGATATNTDDAIKIAESIGYPVLVRPSYVLGGRAMEIVWSTEDLKRYMKEAVKASPEHPVLIDRYLVGVECEVDAICDGQHVLLPGIMEHIEKAGVHSGDSMAVYPPQNLSETVIQKIIDYTKKLALGLNCKGMMNVQFIAQNEEVYVIEVNPRASRTAPFLSKVTGIPMAQIATKCILGQSLEVLGFEDGLYKESEMVHIKAPVFSFAKLHDVDTQLGPEMKSTGEVMGTDKTLEKALYKAFEASGMHLPDYGSVLFTVADETKEEALSLAKRFSEIGYGLIATEGTGEFLRNNGLEVKVVSKINAEDKLDVVDVIRLGHTQLVINTTGSNSQHKSDGFQIRRVTVENGVPLMTSLDTADAILKVLEDRSFSAIAL, from the coding sequence ATGCCTAAACGAAAAGATATTAAGAAAATACTAGTTATTGGTTCTGGGCCAATTATTATCGGGCAAGCAGCTGAATTTGATTATGCCGGAACACAAGCTTGTCTTGCTTTGAAAGAAGAAGGTTACGAAGTTATTTTGATTAATTCTAACCCAGCTACAATTATGACCGATAAAGAAGTTGCTGATAAAGTTTACATCGAACCTATTACGCTAGAGTTTGTTTCGAAAATTTTAAGAAAAGAACGACCAGATGCCATTCTACCTACTTTAGGTGGACAGACAGGACTTAACATGGCAATGTCTTTATCAAAAAGTGGCATTTTAGAAGAATTGTCCATTGAGCTACTTGGAACTAAGCTAAGTGCAATTGATCAGGCAGAAGATCGTGATTTATTCAAACAACTGATGGAAGAGTTAGGTGAGCCTATTCCTGAGAGTGTGATTGTAAATAATGTATCTGAAGCCATTGAGTTTGCTAATCAAATTGGCTATCCCTTAATTGTTCGTCCAGCATTTACTTTAGGAGGAACGGGTGGAGGAATGTGCGAAGATGAAGCAAGTCTAATTGAAATTACAAAAAAAGGACTTCATCTTTCTCCAGCAACCCAATGTCTTATTGAAAAGAGTATCGCAGGTTATAAGGAAATTGAGTTTGAAGTAATGCGAGATTCAACAGACAACGCAATTGTGGTTTGTCACATGGAGAACTTCGATCCAGTAGGAATTCATACAGGAGATTCTATTGTATTTGCTCCTTGTCAAACCTTATCTGATGTTGAAATTCAACTTCTAAGAGATGCTTCACTGAAAATTATTAAAGCATTAAAAATTGAAGGTGGTTGTAACGTTCAACTAGCTCTTGATCCGATGAGTTATAAATACTATGTTATTGAGGTTAACCCAAGAGTCAGTCGTTCATCTGCTTTAGCAAGTAAAGCAACAGGATTTCCAATTGCTAAACTGGCTGCCAAAATTGCAGTGGGTCTAACACTTGATGAGGTGAAGAATCCGGTCACAGAAACAACCTATTCTATGTTTGAACCTACCTTGGATTACATCGTTACCAAAATACCTAGATGGGCTTTTGATAAATTTGAAAAGGGAAACCGCATCTTAAGTACTCAGATGAAGGCAACTGGAGAAGTCATGTCTTTAGGAAGAACGATTGAAGAGTCGTTATTAAAAGCGGTTCGTTCACTTGAAATTGGAGCACATCATATTGAGCTAGAAGAATTATATACATTAACCGATGATGAAATTACGTTTGGAATGATTCACGCACAAGATGATCGTTTATTCTATGTAGCAGAAGCAATTAGAAGGAACTTCTCGATTAAAGAAATTGCTGATTTTACAAAGATTGATTTGTTCTTCTTAGATAAAATTCTCCATATTATTGAAATCGAAAAAGAACTTGAAAATGATCAAAGTAGAGAAATGTTAAAACGTGCTAAAGAGTATGGCTTATCAGATAAGGCCATTGCAAGTAAATGGCAACAAACGGAGCGTGCGATTTACGAAAGACGAAAAGAATTAAATCTTTTACCAGTTTACAAAATGGTCGACACTTGTGCAGCAGAATTTGAATCTAAAACACCTTATTTTTATGGAACATACGAACAAGAAAACGAAAGCATTCGTTCGGATAAAGAATCCATCTTAGTTCTTGGATCAGGGCCGATTAGGATTGGACAAGGAGTAGAATTTGACTACGCCACAGTTCATTCAGTAAGAGCGATACAAGAAGCAGGTTATGAAGCGATTATTATGAATAGTAATCCTGAAACAGTTTCAACTGATTTCTCAATTTCAGATAAACTGTACTTTGAACCTCTTACACTAGAGGATGTCATGCATGTCGTTGAACTTGAAAAACCAAAAGGCGTAATTGTTCAGTTTGGTGGTCAAACGGCCATTAATTTAGCTGAAGTTTTATCCAGTCATGGCGTTCATATCATTGGAACAAGTATCGAAGATTTAGATCGAGCTGAAAATCGAGATAAATTTGAACAAGCTTTAAAAGAGATGAATATCCCACAACCAAAAGGCGCAACAGCAACAAATACAGATGACGCAATAAAGATTGCTGAGTCAATTGGTTATCCAGTTTTAGTTAGACCAAGTTATGTTTTAGGTGGTCGAGCAATGGAGATTGTTTGGAGTACAGAGGATTTAAAACGATATATGAAAGAAGCAGTGAAGGCCTCCCCAGAGCATCCTGTCTTAATTGATCGTTACTTAGTTGGTGTTGAGTGTGAAGTAGATGCAATATGCGATGGTCAACATGTTTTATTACCGGGTATTATGGAGCATATTGAAAAAGCTGGTGTTCATTCTGGAGACTCAATGGCTGTATATCCACCTCAAAACTTATCTGAAACAGTGATACAAAAAATTATTGATTACACTAAAAAATTAGCTCTAGGCTTAAATTGTAAGGGTATGATGAACGTTCAGTTTATTGCTCAAAATGAAGAAGTGTATGTGATTGAAGTAAATCCTAGAGCAAGTCGTACAGCACCATTTTTAAGCAAAGTAACAGGTATTCCAATGGCACAAATAGCAACAAAATGTATTTTGGGTCAAAGTCTGGAAGTCTTAGGTTTTGAAGATGGCCTTTATAAAGAGTCAGAGATGGTTCATATTAAAGCACCTGTCTTCTCATTTGCAAAATTACATGATGTTGATACTCAACTTGGACCTGAAATGAAATCAACAGGAGAAGTAATGGGAACGGATAAAACATTAGAAAAAGCCTTGTATAAAGCATTTGAAGCTAGTGGCATGCATTTGCCAGATTATGGTTCAGTTCTATTCACAGTTGCAGATGAAACAAAAGAAGAGGCTCTTTCATTAGCAAAACGATTTAGTGAAATTGGTTACGGCTTAATTGCAACAGAAGGAACAGGAGAGTTTTTAAGAAATAATGGATTAGAAGTTAAAGTGGTTTCAAAAATCAATGCTGAAGATAAATTAGATGTCGTGGATGTTATTCGATTAGGACATACTCAGTTGGTTATTAATACAACAGGAAGTAATAGCCAACATAAATCTGATGGCTTTCAAATTAGAAGAGTCACTGTAGAAAATGGAGTTCCATTGATGACATCTCTAGATACAGCTGATGCTATTTTAAAAGTACTAGAAGATAGAAGTTTTTCAGCAATTGCTTTATAA
- a CDS encoding aspartate carbamoyltransferase catalytic subunit: MIITSERISLKHLLTAESLSDQEVMGLIKRAQQFKQGAIPQLADEQYFVANLFFENSTRTHKSFEVAEKKLGIDVIEFDAKTSSVSKGESLYDTVLTMSAIGVQACVIRHTEEEYYNQLIQSKTIRTSIINGGDGSGNHPTQCLLDLLTIYEEFGTFENLKIAICGDLTHSRVANSNMKMLRRLGATLYFCGPKDWYHQKYEAYGEFLPIDEVISTVDVMMMLRVQHERHSGEEVFSKEMYHQEFGLTNERAKRMKKGAIIMHPAPVNRDVELADELVESYQSRIIEQMSNGVFMRMAILEAILHGKA; the protein is encoded by the coding sequence ATGATTATCACATCGGAAAGAATCAGTTTAAAGCATTTATTAACAGCTGAATCCTTAAGCGATCAAGAAGTGATGGGATTAATAAAACGAGCGCAGCAGTTTAAACAAGGAGCTATACCTCAGTTAGCAGATGAACAATATTTTGTTGCCAATTTATTTTTCGAAAATAGTACACGGACACATAAAAGTTTTGAAGTAGCAGAAAAAAAATTGGGCATTGATGTGATTGAATTTGATGCAAAAACAAGTTCTGTATCAAAGGGAGAATCTCTTTATGACACTGTTCTAACGATGTCAGCCATCGGTGTTCAAGCTTGTGTGATTAGACATACGGAAGAGGAGTATTACAATCAACTAATTCAAAGTAAAACGATTAGAACTTCCATTATTAATGGGGGAGACGGTAGTGGAAACCATCCAACGCAGTGCCTACTTGATTTACTAACGATATACGAAGAATTTGGAACGTTTGAAAATTTAAAGATAGCTATTTGTGGTGATTTAACCCATTCAAGAGTGGCTAATTCTAATATGAAGATGCTGAGAAGATTAGGTGCTACTCTTTATTTCTGCGGACCGAAAGACTGGTACCATCAGAAATACGAAGCATATGGTGAATTCTTACCAATTGATGAAGTCATCTCAACAGTTGACGTCATGATGATGTTACGGGTTCAACATGAACGACATAGTGGAGAAGAAGTCTTTTCTAAAGAAATGTATCATCAAGAATTTGGATTAACGAATGAACGGGCAAAAAGAATGAAAAAAGGAGCTATTATCATGCATCCAGCACCAGTTAACCGAGATGTAGAGTTGGCAGATGAACTGGTGGAATCTTACCAATCAAGAATTATTGAACAAATGAGTAATGGCGTTTTTATGAGAATGGCTATTTTAGAAGCAATATTACACGGAAAGGCTTAG
- a CDS encoding carbamoyl phosphate synthase small subunit, with translation MKRLLILEDGTYFEGEGFGSLGVGTGEVVFTTGMSGYQEVLTDPSFKGQMILFTSPTIGNYGINRDDFESMEPACNGVIVKDHARVASNWRSQMTLDDFLKKKKIPGISGIDTRALTRKIRETGTIKGSIINVVEDIDHEYDQLRATVLPRNQVHEVSTTKPYSIPGTGKNVVVVDFGMKQSILRELVLRNVRVTVVPYHYTAEQILAFSPDGVMLSNGPGDPKDVKDVTQMILEIQKKVPVFGICLGHQLLSLANGADTYKLTYGHRGSNHPVRVVASNEIYFTSQNHGYAVSKESVEKTDLMITHIELNDETVEGVKHKNYPSFSVQFHPDAAPGPHDAVSLFDEFLELMDNWGRKNA, from the coding sequence ATGAAGCGATTGTTGATATTAGAAGATGGTACCTACTTTGAAGGTGAAGGGTTTGGTTCACTTGGTGTAGGAACAGGAGAAGTAGTTTTCACAACAGGTATGAGTGGTTATCAAGAAGTTCTAACAGATCCAAGTTTTAAAGGGCAGATGATTTTATTTACGTCACCTACTATTGGAAATTATGGGATTAATCGAGATGACTTTGAATCAATGGAGCCTGCTTGTAATGGTGTTATTGTCAAAGATCATGCCAGAGTTGCATCTAATTGGCGTTCTCAAATGACATTAGATGATTTTTTAAAGAAAAAGAAAATTCCTGGTATTTCAGGTATCGACACGCGAGCATTAACGAGAAAAATAAGAGAAACAGGAACAATTAAAGGTAGCATCATTAACGTGGTAGAAGACATTGACCATGAATACGACCAGTTAAGAGCAACTGTGTTACCAAGGAATCAAGTGCATGAAGTTTCAACAACAAAACCATATAGTATTCCAGGTACTGGTAAAAATGTTGTTGTTGTTGATTTTGGGATGAAGCAAAGTATTTTAAGAGAACTAGTTCTTAGAAACGTACGTGTTACAGTTGTTCCTTATCATTATACAGCAGAACAAATACTAGCTTTTTCACCAGATGGTGTCATGCTATCAAATGGACCAGGAGATCCTAAAGATGTAAAAGATGTGACTCAAATGATTTTAGAAATTCAAAAGAAAGTACCAGTTTTTGGTATTTGTTTAGGACATCAATTATTAAGCTTGGCCAACGGTGCCGATACGTATAAATTAACGTATGGTCATAGAGGAAGTAATCATCCTGTTAGAGTGGTTGCTTCAAATGAGATTTACTTTACTTCTCAAAATCATGGTTATGCCGTGTCAAAAGAAAGTGTAGAAAAAACAGATTTGATGATCACTCATATTGAATTGAATGATGAAACGGTTGAAGGAGTAAAACATAAGAATTACCCATCATTTTCTGTACAATTTCATCCAGACGCAGCACCTGGACCACATGATGCCGTTTCACTTTTTGATGAGTTTTTAGAATTAATGGATAACTGGGGGAGAAAAAATGCCTAA
- the pyrR gene encoding bifunctional pyr operon transcriptional regulator/uracil phosphoribosyltransferase PyrR translates to MSEKEIIDKMTMSRALTRITYEIIERHKGIDDIVLVGIKTRGIYLAKRIAERLKQLEGKDIPVGELDITLYRDDNHEIKKEEPTINDTNVPFPLENKEVILIDDVIFTGRTIRAALDAIMDLGRPDKISLAVLVDRGHRELPIRADYVGKNIPTSKSEQIIVAVEEVDGHDGITIKKDN, encoded by the coding sequence ATGTCTGAAAAAGAAATTATTGATAAAATGACGATGAGTAGAGCATTGACACGAATTACTTATGAAATTATTGAACGTCATAAAGGAATTGATGATATCGTTCTTGTAGGAATCAAAACAAGAGGCATTTACTTAGCTAAGAGAATTGCTGAAAGATTGAAACAACTTGAAGGAAAAGATATTCCTGTGGGAGAACTTGATATTACTCTTTACCGAGATGATAATCATGAAATAAAAAAAGAAGAACCAACGATTAATGACACGAATGTCCCATTTCCATTAGAAAATAAGGAAGTCATTTTAATTGATGATGTTATTTTCACTGGTCGTACTATTCGAGCAGCTTTGGACGCGATTATGGATTTAGGAAGACCAGATAAAATTTCATTAGCGGTTTTGGTCGATAGAGGACATAGAGAGCTACCTATTCGAGCTGATTACGTTGGAAAAAACATTCCAACTTCAAAATCAGAACAAATTATTGTAGCTGTTGAAGAGGTCGATGGACATGATGGGATTACAATAAAAAAAGACAATTAA
- a CDS encoding dihydroorotase, protein MNTLIKNGYIVTEDNELNQVDVWIEDNVIKAVGKLKESTISFEKIIDAKGGLITPGLVDVHVHFREPGFEYKETIATGSASAAKGGFTTVCAMPNLNPVPDTKEKLAHVNQLIEKDSVVKIKQYAPITKQLKSEELVDFEALKNEKAFAFTNDGVGVQTAGTMYLAMKEAAKLNMAIVAHTEDESLLFGGVMHQGEISKKLGLPGIMSATESSQIARDVLLAKETGVHYHVCHVSTKESVEVIRQAKKQGIHVTCEVCPHHLILKDEDITKDHGSFKMNPPLRASDDQKALIEGLLDGTIDCIATDHAPHSHEEKNQSMLKSPFGIIGSESAFQLMYTHFVKTNRFTLEQVVYWMTQAPSKLFGLKTGTLNIGSAADIAIFDLSKEMTISDDFVSKSNNTPFIGEQVYGETIYTLVDGQVVWHKGE, encoded by the coding sequence ATGAATACACTAATAAAAAATGGTTATATTGTAACGGAAGATAATGAACTAAACCAAGTTGATGTTTGGATAGAAGATAACGTAATTAAAGCAGTCGGGAAATTAAAAGAGTCAACAATTTCTTTCGAAAAAATAATCGATGCTAAAGGCGGGCTAATAACACCCGGACTAGTGGATGTCCACGTTCATTTTAGAGAACCTGGCTTTGAATATAAAGAAACGATCGCCACTGGAAGTGCTTCAGCAGCAAAAGGAGGCTTCACGACTGTTTGTGCTATGCCTAACTTAAATCCAGTACCAGATACAAAGGAAAAGTTAGCTCATGTGAATCAACTAATTGAAAAAGATAGTGTAGTTAAAATCAAACAATATGCGCCAATAACTAAGCAATTAAAGAGTGAAGAATTAGTTGACTTTGAAGCGTTAAAAAATGAAAAAGCATTTGCATTTACGAATGATGGTGTCGGGGTTCAGACAGCTGGAACGATGTATTTGGCTATGAAAGAAGCAGCCAAACTAAATATGGCAATTGTCGCTCATACAGAAGATGAGTCGCTCTTATTTGGTGGAGTGATGCATCAAGGAGAAATTTCTAAAAAGCTTGGTTTACCAGGTATTATGAGTGCAACAGAATCCTCCCAAATTGCTAGAGATGTTTTATTAGCTAAAGAAACAGGAGTTCATTATCATGTCTGTCATGTTTCAACTAAAGAAAGTGTTGAGGTTATCAGACAAGCTAAAAAGCAAGGGATTCATGTAACGTGTGAGGTGTGTCCTCATCATTTAATACTAAAGGATGAAGATATTACTAAAGATCACGGTTCATTTAAAATGAATCCTCCTCTTAGAGCAAGTGATGACCAAAAAGCTTTAATAGAAGGATTACTTGATGGAACGATTGATTGTATTGCAACCGATCACGCTCCTCATAGTCATGAGGAAAAAAATCAAAGTATGTTGAAATCTCCTTTTGGCATTATTGGTAGTGAGTCGGCCTTCCAATTAATGTACACCCATTTTGTTAAAACAAATCGATTTACATTGGAACAAGTTGTCTATTGGATGACACAAGCACCTTCTAAACTATTTGGTTTAAAAACAGGAACGCTAAATATTGGAAGTGCAGCAGATATAGCCATTTTTGATTTATCAAAAGAAATGACTATTTCAGATGACTTTGTTTCAAAATCAAATAACACACCATTTATTGGTGAACAAGTTTACGGTGAAACTATCTACACACTAGTGGATGGTCAAGTCGTTTGGCATAAAGGAGAGTAA